The following coding sequences are from one Xiphophorus couchianus chromosome 7, X_couchianus-1.0, whole genome shotgun sequence window:
- the LOC114148643 gene encoding acyl-CoA-binding protein isoform X1, whose amino-acid sequence MTDLQANFDVAAAEVKQLKAKPSDDEMLLLYSLFKQATVGDVNTARPGMLDFTGKAKWDAWEKQKGKSKEDSMNEYIKLVEELKQKHGI is encoded by the exons ATGACAGACTTACAA GCTAACTTTGATGTGGCCGCAGCTGAAGTAAAGCAGCTGAAGGCGAAACCTTCTGATGATGAGATGTTGCTGCTCTATTCCTTGTTTAAGCAAGCCACCGTGGGAGATGTTAACACAG CTCGTCCTGGAATGCTTGATTTTACTGGAAAAGCTAAGTGGGACGCCTGGGAGAAGCAGAAAG gcaaaagcaAAGAGGATTCCATGAATGAGTACATCAAGCTGGTAGAAGAGCTAAAGCAGAAGCATGGAATCTAA
- the LOC114148643 gene encoding acyl-CoA-binding protein isoform X2 — protein MTDLQANFDVAAAEVKQLKAKPSDDEMLLLYSLFKQATVGDVNTARPGMLDFTGKAKWDAWEKQKEVKQLSQ, from the exons ATGACAGACTTACAA GCTAACTTTGATGTGGCCGCAGCTGAAGTAAAGCAGCTGAAGGCGAAACCTTCTGATGATGAGATGTTGCTGCTCTATTCCTTGTTTAAGCAAGCCACCGTGGGAGATGTTAACACAG CTCGTCCTGGAATGCTTGATTTTACTGGAAAAGCTAAGTGGGACGCCTGGGAGAAGCAGAAAG AAGTTAAACAACTGAGTCagtaa